Proteins encoded in a region of the Burkholderia ubonensis subsp. mesacidophila genome:
- a CDS encoding iron-containing redox enzyme family protein, with protein sequence MTLPLHQSISLLCDTVDLDERVESHPDWNQRLLSRVRSELGKALDQRDEQALEEVHGALFALYDLHTCDGTEPRAINQFNPTLTQVRRHIERAWLDSEGRRLAVAAPAAPDGRSIVEAIKRMWSQHPVVSHPLFDFLEKEASREQIVAFFRSDSALNLRFFDLLLYAMIGARSEARSELAQNLWDEAGRGDAAQSHVNLFQHLLNVVGVGPADDNHASALGWEGLAGHNQFMLACVNRAHYFKLLGVMAITELLDPAQYEKLVNGCRRVGLGSESELSYYEEHITIDVVHGDGWLTNVITPIVDQSPAIAGDILFGAAWRLSSCDAYYSALHARLLALPMLHDQAA encoded by the coding sequence TTGACGCTTCCGCTTCATCAGTCGATTTCGCTGCTTTGCGACACCGTGGACCTCGACGAGCGCGTCGAATCCCATCCGGACTGGAACCAGCGCCTGTTGTCCCGGGTTCGATCCGAACTCGGCAAGGCGCTCGATCAGCGCGACGAGCAAGCGCTGGAGGAAGTCCACGGGGCGCTGTTTGCGCTTTACGACCTGCACACGTGCGACGGCACGGAACCGCGCGCGATCAATCAGTTCAACCCGACGCTCACGCAGGTGCGACGCCATATCGAACGCGCATGGCTCGACAGCGAAGGCCGGCGCCTGGCTGTCGCCGCCCCTGCCGCGCCCGATGGCCGCTCGATCGTCGAGGCGATCAAGCGCATGTGGTCACAGCACCCGGTCGTGTCGCATCCCCTGTTCGACTTCCTCGAGAAAGAGGCATCGCGCGAGCAGATCGTGGCGTTCTTCCGGAGCGACAGCGCGCTTAACCTGCGCTTCTTCGACCTGCTCCTCTATGCAATGATCGGCGCGCGCAGCGAGGCGCGCAGCGAACTGGCGCAGAACCTGTGGGACGAAGCGGGGCGCGGCGACGCGGCGCAGAGCCACGTGAACCTGTTCCAGCATCTGCTGAACGTCGTCGGCGTCGGGCCGGCCGACGACAACCACGCGAGCGCGTTGGGATGGGAAGGGCTCGCGGGCCACAATCAGTTCATGCTGGCCTGCGTCAATCGCGCCCATTACTTCAAGTTGCTGGGTGTGATGGCGATCACCGAGCTGCTCGACCCGGCGCAGTATGAAAAGCTCGTCAACGGGTGCAGACGGGTCGGGCTGGGCAGCGAAAGCGAATTGAGCTACTACGAGGAGCACATCACGATCGACGTCGTTCACGGCGACGGCTGGCTGACCAACGTGATCACGCCGATCGTCGACCAGTCGCCGGCGATCGCCGGCGACATCCTGTTCGGCGCTGCGTGGCGGCTGTCGAGCTGCGACGCCTACTACAGCGCGCTGCACGCCAGGTTGCTGGCGCTGCCGATGCTGCACGACCAGGCTGCCTGA
- a CDS encoding CoA transferase, producing the protein MSEPASTSALEQAGSACTDAYLRDIWQALNGDADRLDILKFTGTGVLPSAFPVTDFASAAVGAASVALAELVQQAHGALPVVEVDRRYVSLWFGTSLRPRGWEVPPQWDVIAGDYRTSDGWIRLHTNAPHHRDAVLAVLGTPLDKAAVAQAVARRRKDELEAAVVEQGGCAAAMHTQDEWARHPQGRAVQAEPLLIHDAVSVEGPRPPWTVPAGRPLQGVRVLDLTRILAGPVATRFLAGFGADVLRIDPIHWDEPNTVPEVVLGKRSARVDLKSGDGRAVLRRLIRDADVMVHGYRPDALDRLGFDADERRRINPGLVDVSLDAYGWSGPWRGRRGFDSLVQTSTGLVETAMRVKGADRPVPLPVQALDHGTGYLLAAAVLRGLTRRLATNVGTRTRGSLARTALLLASGGLQAPERALLGPEEPVDLDAWIEETSWGNAQRVRAPVRVDGAPMRWAHPARALGFSTATW; encoded by the coding sequence ATGTCTGAACCCGCTTCGACATCGGCGCTTGAACAGGCCGGCAGCGCATGCACGGACGCTTATCTGCGTGACATCTGGCAGGCGCTGAACGGAGATGCCGATCGTCTGGACATCCTGAAGTTCACCGGCACGGGCGTGCTGCCGTCCGCCTTTCCCGTCACCGATTTCGCGTCGGCGGCGGTGGGCGCGGCGAGCGTTGCGCTCGCGGAACTCGTGCAGCAGGCACACGGTGCGTTGCCCGTCGTCGAAGTCGACCGGCGCTACGTGTCGCTGTGGTTCGGCACGTCGCTGCGTCCGCGCGGCTGGGAGGTGCCGCCGCAGTGGGACGTGATCGCGGGCGACTACCGCACGTCCGACGGCTGGATCCGGCTGCACACCAATGCGCCGCACCATCGCGACGCCGTGCTCGCGGTGCTGGGCACGCCGCTCGACAAGGCGGCCGTCGCGCAGGCGGTCGCGCGCAGGCGGAAAGACGAGCTCGAGGCCGCGGTCGTCGAACAGGGCGGCTGTGCGGCGGCGATGCACACGCAGGACGAATGGGCCCGTCATCCGCAGGGGCGCGCGGTGCAGGCCGAGCCCTTGCTGATTCACGACGCGGTGAGCGTCGAAGGGCCGCGGCCGCCGTGGACCGTGCCGGCCGGGCGGCCGCTGCAGGGCGTGCGCGTGCTCGACCTGACGCGCATTCTCGCGGGACCGGTCGCGACGCGCTTTCTCGCGGGCTTCGGCGCGGACGTGCTGCGCATCGATCCAATCCACTGGGACGAACCGAACACGGTTCCCGAAGTCGTGCTCGGCAAGCGTTCCGCGCGCGTCGACCTGAAATCGGGAGACGGGCGCGCGGTGCTGCGGCGCCTGATCCGCGACGCCGACGTGATGGTTCACGGCTACCGGCCCGATGCGCTCGATCGGCTCGGCTTCGACGCCGACGAGCGGCGGCGGATCAACCCGGGGCTCGTCGACGTGTCGCTCGACGCGTATGGCTGGAGCGGGCCGTGGCGCGGGCGCAGGGGTTTCGACAGCCTGGTGCAGACGAGCACGGGCCTCGTCGAGACGGCGATGCGCGTGAAGGGCGCGGATCGCCCGGTTCCGCTGCCCGTGCAGGCGCTCGATCACGGCACCGGCTATCTCCTTGCAGCCGCGGTGCTTCGCGGGCTGACGCGCCGGCTGGCGACGAACGTGGGCACGCGAACGCGCGGATCGCTGGCGAGAACGGCGCTGCTGCTGGCGTCGGGCGGCCTGCAGGCGCCGGAGCGCGCGCTGCTCGGACCCGAGGAGCCGGTCGACCTGGACGCATGGATCGAGGAGACGAGCTGGGGCAATGCGCAACGCGTGCGGGCGCCGGTGCGGGTCGACGGCGCACCGATGCGTTGGGCGCATCCGGCGCGCGCGCTGGGTTTTTCGACCGCGACGTGGTAA